From a region of the Neisseria subflava genome:
- a CDS encoding gp16 family protein, whose translation MRRALIAKIKIAQKELGLDDVTYRAVLERVTGKRSCTECSIPELERVVEDLRQHGFAPKKTAGRRPNRREAADPMMRKIEALLLDNGWSWNYAHGTAKKMFKVDRVEWLSDGNMHKLVAALQISANRKKKEKTG comes from the coding sequence ATGCGCCGTGCGTTGATTGCGAAAATCAAGATTGCTCAAAAGGAGCTGGGCTTGGACGACGTTACCTATCGTGCGGTCTTGGAGCGTGTGACGGGTAAGCGGTCGTGTACCGAGTGCAGCATCCCTGAGCTGGAGCGCGTGGTCGAGGATTTGCGCCAACATGGGTTTGCGCCGAAAAAAACGGCAGGTCGACGGCCGAACCGCCGCGAGGCTGCCGACCCGATGATGCGCAAAATCGAAGCCCTGCTGCTGGATAACGGCTGGTCTTGGAATTATGCGCACGGTACGGCGAAAAAGATGTTTAAGGTTGACCGCGTGGAATGGTTGTCCGACGGCAATATGCACAAGTTGGTGGCGGCTTTGCAGATTAGCGCGAACCGCAAGAAAAAGGAGAAAACGGGATGA
- a CDS encoding Mor transcription activator family protein gives MVKVWGGTNYPISNRRRNTRQSRILHAQLVEDIGEEAAGRLERAYAGQPFLAIPRCWDAMRELRNRFIRRQYDAMSAEGLSDLVIVRELVLAHRLSTRNIRYILKEADREAAARAQTDLFVA, from the coding sequence ATGGTCAAGGTTTGGGGCGGGACGAATTACCCGATTTCCAACCGCCGGCGCAATACGCGCCAGAGCCGAATCTTACACGCACAACTGGTCGAGGACATTGGTGAGGAGGCTGCGGGACGATTGGAGCGAGCTTATGCCGGTCAACCTTTCTTGGCTATCCCGCGCTGCTGGGACGCGATGCGCGAGCTGCGCAACCGATTTATCCGCCGCCAGTATGATGCGATGAGTGCGGAGGGTTTGAGCGATTTGGTTATTGTGCGCGAGCTGGTATTGGCTCATCGGCTGTCTACGCGCAATATCCGATACATTTTGAAAGAGGCCGACCGCGAGGCGGCGGCAAGAGCGCAGACGGATTTATTTGTAGCTTGA
- a CDS encoding N-acetylmuramoyl-L-alanine amidase yields the protein MGKTVTLTAGHSNTDPGAVNGSDREADLAQDMRNIVASILRNDYGLTVRTDGEGKGNMPLREAVKLIRGLDVAIEFYTNAAAAKTATGIEALSTVKNKRWCQVLSKAVAKKTGWKLRGEDGFKPDNAGQHSRLAYVQAGGIVFEPFFISNDADLALFKATKWGICRAIADAIAMELGAAKV from the coding sequence ATGGGCAAAACTGTAACTTTAACCGCAGGACACAGCAACACCGACCCGGGCGCGGTCAACGGAAGCGACCGTGAGGCGGACTTGGCGCAGGATATGCGCAACATCGTGGCTTCAATCCTGCGTAACGATTACGGCTTGACCGTACGCACCGACGGCGAAGGCAAAGGCAATATGCCGCTTCGCGAAGCGGTCAAGCTGATTCGCGGCTTAGATGTGGCGATTGAGTTCTATACCAATGCGGCCGCCGCGAAAACGGCCACTGGCATTGAGGCGTTGAGTACCGTCAAAAACAAACGCTGGTGTCAGGTGTTGAGCAAAGCCGTTGCCAAGAAAACCGGCTGGAAACTGCGCGGCGAAGACGGCTTTAAACCCGACAATGCGGGCCAGCATTCGCGCCTGGCTTATGTACAAGCCGGCGGCATTGTGTTTGAGCCGTTTTTTATCAGCAACGATGCTGATTTAGCCTTGTTTAAGGCTACAAAATGGGGCATCTGCCGCGCGATTGCGGACGCGATTGCGATGGAATTGGGAGCGGCTAAGGTATGA
- a CDS encoding DUF1804 family protein produces the protein MAHPKETREKLRRLYVSDGQTLEIAAMMCEIPTATARSWKRAAKETGDDWDKVRAAYTLAGGGIEDLSRSLLAGFLMQYQSTMTMLQDTSVEELMPSERAKLLASLSDAFTKTVAANKRVLPEVQESAIAIKVIEKLFAYIADQHTDMLAAFDTVLQGFQTVIEKEF, from the coding sequence ATGGCACACCCGAAAGAAACCCGCGAAAAGCTGCGCCGACTGTACGTCAGCGACGGGCAAACACTTGAAATCGCGGCGATGATGTGCGAAATCCCGACTGCGACCGCCCGTAGCTGGAAACGTGCCGCCAAAGAGACCGGCGACGATTGGGACAAAGTGCGCGCCGCCTACACGCTGGCTGGCGGAGGCATCGAAGACTTGAGCCGTTCGCTGTTGGCGGGGTTTTTGATGCAGTACCAGTCAACGATGACAATGTTGCAAGACACGTCGGTCGAGGAGTTGATGCCGTCTGAGCGCGCCAAATTGTTGGCGAGCCTGTCGGATGCGTTTACCAAGACCGTGGCGGCAAATAAGCGGGTATTGCCTGAAGTTCAAGAATCTGCGATTGCCATTAAAGTCATCGAAAAGCTGTTTGCCTATATTGCCGACCAACATACAGATATGTTGGCTGCATTTGATACGGTCTTGCAAGGCTTTCAAACTGTCATTGAGAAAGAGTTTTAA
- the terL gene encoding phage terminase large subunit, with amino-acid sequence MQGKLSQSELRARMSAIRADINRRISAADIGLSAAPADIAERRAQVMQCTPEAFRFFCKTYLPHYFPDDSESVFHRWAYTELPEIEKEPESVLQGCAASRGEAKTSLTVQAFALWREVRNAKHNTVIVSDTEDQADAIVEAIKTELTDNPALQLDFPGVCGQGQVWRIGEIRTRQNNQFKAYGAGQGIRGAKKGEVRPDAVYLDDLENEKHSENIRLRDKLTKWIGSVINPLGGAGAKCDILYVGTILCLDSVLARVLKNPFWRSVRFSAIMKWPVNMDLWAEWENIYRNTPKENRANEKAAQAFYEANESAMLEGSEVSWSKRPLLALMKIRARDGIHVFNCEYQNQPGNPENAIFADYLDNCYYRTLPHDVVYFGAVDPSLGKQGKGTDPSAILVGGYQRATGTLFVVEASIKKRVPSLIIQDVIRLQKQYGCLLWVIETVQFQEFFKDELIKEAAKQGTHVPARGVKPSAEKVMRIESIQPHFANGFIKLLPEQRVLIEQLREFPDADHDDGPDALHMLWMAETTGNVSNRARAIDLPAPMLDI; translated from the coding sequence ATGCAGGGAAAATTAAGCCAATCCGAACTGCGTGCCCGAATGTCCGCTATTCGGGCAGACATCAATCGGCGCATCAGTGCGGCGGATATCGGATTGTCTGCTGCGCCTGCGGATATTGCCGAGCGTCGCGCCCAAGTGATGCAGTGTACGCCCGAGGCTTTCCGTTTTTTCTGCAAGACTTATCTGCCGCATTATTTCCCCGACGACAGCGAATCTGTTTTCCATAGATGGGCATACACAGAGCTGCCCGAAATCGAAAAAGAGCCGGAGTCGGTCTTGCAGGGTTGTGCGGCATCGCGCGGCGAAGCGAAAACATCGCTGACCGTACAGGCGTTTGCCCTTTGGCGCGAAGTGCGCAATGCCAAACACAATACCGTCATCGTATCTGACACCGAAGACCAAGCCGACGCCATCGTCGAGGCCATTAAAACCGAACTGACCGACAATCCCGCGTTGCAGTTGGACTTTCCTGGAGTCTGTGGGCAGGGGCAGGTATGGCGTATCGGTGAAATCCGAACCCGCCAAAACAACCAATTCAAAGCCTATGGCGCGGGACAGGGCATCCGCGGCGCGAAAAAAGGCGAGGTGCGCCCCGATGCGGTCTATCTCGACGACTTGGAAAATGAAAAACATTCCGAAAACATCCGCCTGCGCGACAAACTGACCAAGTGGATAGGCAGTGTCATCAATCCTTTGGGTGGTGCGGGCGCGAAGTGCGACATTTTGTATGTCGGTACGATTTTATGTTTGGACAGCGTATTGGCGCGGGTGTTGAAAAATCCGTTTTGGCGCAGTGTGCGCTTTTCCGCCATCATGAAGTGGCCTGTCAATATGGATTTGTGGGCGGAATGGGAAAACATCTACCGTAACACGCCAAAAGAAAACCGCGCCAATGAAAAGGCAGCTCAGGCGTTTTATGAAGCAAACGAATCGGCAATGTTGGAAGGCAGCGAAGTGAGTTGGAGCAAACGACCGCTTCTCGCCCTGATGAAAATCCGCGCCCGCGACGGTATCCATGTCTTCAACTGTGAGTACCAAAACCAGCCGGGCAATCCCGAAAATGCGATTTTTGCTGATTATTTGGACAACTGTTATTACCGCACTCTGCCGCATGATGTCGTGTATTTTGGTGCGGTTGACCCTTCGCTTGGCAAACAGGGTAAAGGCACTGACCCGTCCGCCATTCTGGTCGGCGGCTACCAACGCGCCACAGGTACGCTGTTTGTTGTGGAGGCATCCATTAAGAAACGTGTACCGAGCCTGATTATTCAGGACGTCATCAGACTGCAAAAGCAATACGGCTGTTTGCTGTGGGTCATCGAGACCGTCCAGTTCCAAGAATTTTTCAAAGACGAACTGATTAAAGAGGCGGCAAAACAAGGGACGCATGTTCCTGCGCGTGGAGTCAAACCGAGCGCAGAAAAAGTGATGAGGATTGAAAGTATCCAACCGCATTTTGCCAACGGATTTATCAAACTGTTACCGGAACAGCGTGTATTGATTGAGCAGTTGCGGGAATTTCCCGACGCCGACCACGACGACGGCCCCGATGCGCTTCATATGCTGTGGATGGCGGAAACGACGGGCAATGTGTCAAACAGAGCGCGAGCGATTGATTTGCCTGCGCCGATGTTGGATATTTAA
- a CDS encoding phage portal protein family protein produces the protein MFGLIKSATRKTAIKTLMSATEDALESLFSNMEGTDALLSRLGVDRQQALDAVVSDDEVAACLEDLHSAMQNKAWRIYGEDLNDDDKDRLWKTLKRHLPALAEIVLTARLGGYGVGRYVYQPEPDGFLTIKHISNKSGELAKYVPYRDGSLVYRGSGGEEACNTDVLYLFITHRATSTNPAGEMAAARLYAPVALRKKGFIYAAQFITRYAQPYLIAKIQANSNDDHDSFMSRFYRFVSGGALSIEREDDVMMLQNSADGQAFRRLENLANARIQKTLLGKVKTSDLETASRASQETEENNRDERIGAYLALLSRAAQHFIDALVMVNNAYGKPINAPKGVWFEFEDEIKVDKTRAERDKMYMDTGQLVLTETYYRDILGFEPEHFELRDPKASSENPASAKFSLRLSDGLARNAPDTAEQAIARPKMEAVLGLLESCKDYAEFEAKLFKLNLSQGDNLLIQRLVSDGLSAWADGADDGRD, from the coding sequence ATGTTCGGATTGATTAAAAGCGCAACGCGGAAAACCGCCATCAAGACATTGATGAGCGCGACTGAAGATGCGCTGGAAAGCCTGTTTTCCAATATGGAGGGCACGGACGCGCTGCTTTCGCGTCTCGGCGTGGACAGGCAGCAGGCATTGGACGCGGTGGTAAGCGATGACGAGGTGGCTGCCTGTTTGGAGGATTTGCATTCCGCCATGCAGAACAAGGCGTGGCGCATTTATGGCGAGGACTTGAATGACGATGACAAAGACCGCTTGTGGAAAACGCTGAAACGCCATCTGCCCGCACTTGCCGAAATCGTGTTGACGGCGCGTTTGGGCGGCTATGGTGTCGGTCGGTACGTTTATCAGCCCGAACCCGACGGCTTTTTGACGATTAAGCATATCAGCAACAAAAGCGGCGAATTGGCGAAATACGTTCCCTACCGCGACGGCTCGCTGGTGTATCGCGGCAGCGGTGGCGAGGAAGCCTGCAATACGGACGTGCTGTATCTCTTTATTACCCACCGCGCCACTTCAACCAATCCTGCGGGCGAAATGGCGGCGGCGCGGCTGTATGCGCCGGTTGCGTTGCGTAAAAAAGGCTTTATTTATGCGGCGCAATTTATTACGCGCTACGCCCAGCCTTATCTGATTGCCAAAATCCAAGCCAACAGCAACGACGACCACGACAGCTTCATGAGCCGGTTTTACCGCTTTGTTTCCGGCGGCGCGTTGAGTATCGAACGCGAAGACGATGTGATGATGCTGCAAAACAGCGCGGACGGTCAGGCATTTCGCAGATTGGAAAACCTCGCCAATGCGCGCATCCAAAAAACGCTGTTAGGCAAAGTCAAAACCAGCGACCTTGAGACCGCCAGCCGCGCGAGCCAAGAGACCGAAGAAAACAACCGCGACGAGCGCATCGGCGCGTATCTCGCTCTGCTCTCCCGCGCTGCACAGCACTTTATCGACGCGCTTGTGATGGTCAACAACGCCTACGGCAAGCCGATTAATGCGCCCAAAGGCGTATGGTTTGAGTTTGAAGACGAAATCAAAGTTGATAAGACCCGCGCCGAACGCGACAAGATGTATATGGATACGGGGCAGCTCGTGTTGACCGAAACCTACTACCGCGACATCTTGGGCTTTGAGCCGGAACATTTCGAGCTGCGCGACCCGAAAGCGTCGTCTGAAAACCCTGCGTCCGCCAAATTCAGCCTGCGACTGTCCGACGGCCTTGCCCGCAATGCGCCTGATACGGCGGAGCAGGCAATCGCCCGACCGAAGATGGAGGCGGTGTTGGGTTTACTGGAAAGCTGCAAAGACTACGCCGAATTTGAGGCGAAACTGTTCAAACTTAATTTGAGCCAGGGCGACAATCTCTTAATTCAGCGTTTGGTTTCAGACGGCCTTTCGGCTTGGGCTGACGGAGCGGACGATGGACGGGATTGA
- a CDS encoding phage minor head protein: MDGIEYNFAGLVDKAAFEHFKSKKILPGFSHYDVWLYQHSLAFTVAKMMDADMLAEVKDAVESAQQNGTAFADFKKRLKPYLMAKGWWGEQVMTDPLDGEPKLVQLGSTRRLKTIFNTNMQTAFAAGQWQRIQANKKALPYLRYNHSAAGHPRDSHKRYYGLVLPVDHDIWKVIFPPNGYGCKCSVSALTRRQAAREGISGEPDVDMVEFTNPRTGKTVLIPDDITPSFAHNHGDRLGAMDALFGEKNGEEALAAMIAEREAWLDKRYSVPSDKVAVLALPDKVSEKEVRRLTKEQSANNTKDHEARAAAAWQAETGDRLEVFDLPVEKGKGQADYLIVSDDLPREQWVTLDFMFTENPERAELMNRYFAPTAGAWNTKVDKIQEHFDKADIVPLDLRHLNAANRHKLLQCVLSLPKEQRDKVRLLVKISE; encoded by the coding sequence ATGGACGGGATTGAATACAACTTCGCAGGGCTGGTCGATAAAGCCGCTTTCGAGCATTTCAAATCCAAGAAAATCCTGCCCGGATTCAGTCATTACGATGTTTGGCTGTATCAACACAGCCTTGCCTTTACCGTCGCCAAGATGATGGACGCGGATATGCTCGCCGAAGTCAAAGACGCCGTCGAATCCGCGCAGCAAAACGGCACGGCATTTGCCGATTTTAAAAAGCGTTTAAAACCGTATTTGATGGCGAAAGGCTGGTGGGGCGAGCAAGTGATGACCGACCCACTGGACGGCGAGCCGAAATTGGTACAGCTCGGCAGTACACGTCGTCTGAAGACCATTTTCAACACCAATATGCAAACCGCCTTTGCGGCGGGGCAGTGGCAGCGGATTCAGGCAAACAAAAAAGCCTTGCCGTATTTGCGCTACAACCATTCCGCCGCCGGGCATCCGCGCGACAGCCATAAACGCTACTACGGCTTAGTCCTGCCGGTTGACCATGACATTTGGAAAGTCATCTTTCCACCCAACGGCTACGGCTGCAAATGTTCGGTGTCCGCCCTGACCCGTCGGCAGGCGGCGCGCGAGGGCATCAGCGGCGAGCCTGATGTAGATATGGTCGAGTTTACCAATCCGCGCACGGGGAAAACGGTATTGATTCCCGACGACATCACGCCGAGCTTCGCGCACAATCACGGCGACAGGCTGGGCGCAATGGACGCGCTGTTTGGCGAGAAAAACGGCGAAGAAGCCCTGGCCGCCATGATTGCCGAGCGTGAGGCGTGGTTGGACAAGCGGTATAGCGTGCCGTCTGATAAAGTGGCGGTGTTGGCTTTGCCGGATAAGGTGTCGGAAAAAGAAGTGCGCAGGCTGACAAAAGAGCAGTCTGCCAACAATACCAAAGACCACGAAGCGAGAGCTGCGGCAGCGTGGCAGGCTGAAACGGGCGACAGGCTGGAAGTGTTTGATTTGCCCGTAGAGAAAGGTAAGGGTCAAGCCGATTATCTGATTGTTTCAGACGACCTGCCCCGTGAGCAATGGGTAACACTGGATTTTATGTTTACCGAAAATCCAGAACGTGCGGAATTGATGAACCGTTATTTTGCGCCCACCGCCGGGGCGTGGAATACTAAGGTCGATAAGATTCAGGAGCATTTTGATAAAGCCGATATTGTCCCGCTTGATTTACGCCATCTGAATGCGGCAAACCGGCATAAATTGTTGCAGTGTGTGTTATCATTGCCGAAAGAACAGCGGGATAAAGTCCGCTTATTGGTAAAAATATCGGAGTAA
- a CDS encoding glycine cleavage system H protein, producing the protein MPSELYVSREVKVFLGGKTAPSELLDYLYPRLAEIDKEAADQMQGEFSGCVFSIADLSAEAFARVCGWILEAAEKSEWIKPYKSDLKTALEADPRFKPV; encoded by the coding sequence ATGCCGTCTGAACTGTATGTCAGCCGCGAGGTAAAAGTATTTTTAGGCGGTAAAACCGCCCCGTCCGAATTGTTGGACTATCTGTACCCGCGCCTTGCCGAAATCGACAAGGAAGCAGCCGACCAAATGCAGGGCGAGTTTTCGGGCTGCGTGTTTTCGATCGCGGATTTATCCGCGGAGGCATTCGCCCGTGTATGCGGATGGATACTTGAGGCTGCTGAAAAGTCCGAGTGGATTAAGCCGTACAAGTCCGATTTAAAAACCGCGCTTGAAGCTGATCCGAGATTTAAACCTGTATAA